A window of Pusillimonas sp. T7-7 contains these coding sequences:
- a CDS encoding LysR substrate-binding domain-containing protein, with amino-acid sequence MELRQLKYFVRIVELGSLSRASRDLYIAQPALSSQVANLEDELGVRLLSRSVRGVVPTTAGHKLYHHAQAVLRQIERLASEVSNESATPSGPVSIGIPTSAANVLAGPLIAATQQRFPDIQLQIVESLSGHLEELVTNGRIEISLLFDDPFMEEEQLSSNKKSSATNFRRIPLLDEELFLLAAPGGHASTNADISIQDASKLRFVLPGRTNATRKLIDHVFESAGHSLNVMTELDSLSTIQSIVASGLGVTILSLSSIVGPRDPSILSAHSIFDARLRRRLSMCCSDIVALGAAAECIITLLPELIHELVEQDRWPGARLITMSNGTPSRIDIPLA; translated from the coding sequence ATGGAACTGAGGCAACTTAAATATTTCGTGCGTATCGTGGAGCTTGGAAGTCTTTCACGGGCATCACGAGATTTGTATATTGCTCAACCGGCATTGAGCAGCCAGGTGGCGAATCTAGAAGATGAGTTGGGAGTTCGCTTGCTTTCGCGCAGCGTACGAGGAGTCGTTCCTACCACTGCCGGCCATAAGCTCTACCACCATGCGCAGGCGGTACTGCGACAAATCGAACGGTTGGCCTCTGAAGTCAGCAACGAATCCGCAACCCCTAGTGGGCCTGTTTCGATCGGGATCCCAACAAGCGCTGCAAACGTACTGGCCGGCCCATTGATCGCTGCCACCCAACAGCGATTTCCTGATATTCAACTGCAGATAGTCGAAAGCCTGAGCGGGCATCTAGAGGAGCTTGTCACCAACGGGCGCATTGAAATTAGTCTCTTATTCGATGATCCGTTTATGGAAGAAGAGCAGCTATCGTCAAATAAAAAAAGCAGTGCTACCAACTTCAGAAGAATTCCACTTTTGGACGAAGAACTCTTTCTGCTTGCAGCGCCTGGCGGCCATGCTTCAACAAACGCAGACATCAGCATTCAGGACGCATCCAAGCTGCGTTTCGTGCTTCCTGGAAGAACCAACGCAACACGAAAATTGATCGATCATGTGTTTGAGTCAGCGGGACATTCTCTGAATGTCATGACCGAATTGGATTCTTTATCGACCATACAATCCATCGTAGCGAGCGGCCTGGGCGTCACCATTCTTTCCTTGTCTTCCATTGTTGGGCCCAGAGACCCATCAATTTTGAGCGCCCATTCGATTTTCGACGCCCGGCTCCGACGGCGGCTATCTATGTGTTGTTCAGATATTGTCGCCCTTGGAGCAGCCGCTGAATGCATCATCACTTTACTTCCCGAGTTGATCCATGAGCTTGTTGAGCAGGATCGTTGGCCTGGCGCGAGGCTCATTACAATGTCGAACGGTACACCATCACGAATAGATATACCGTTAGCGTAA
- a CDS encoding CaiB/BaiF CoA-transferase family protein, giving the protein MKRILSGTIVLDLTRFFSGPQATLLLAAMGAEVIKVDDPKTGDPTAFSPPLAGPNGVSFNAQTDTDMGIAYLKRARGKKSINLDLKSEAGLAVFKRLVAAADVVIDNFSVGVLERLGLDYQSLSEVNSSIICCSLTGYGSTGPDRGLKAYDLMVQAAVGLMSVTGEEGAPPVKAGSPISDAIAGVFAANGIVAALLHRERTGEGQAIDVSMADCLFSLIFDEPFDCYEQLGIPQRQGSRIMRFSPFNSYQTLDGWVVLGTANDGDWHKLLGVIDRSDLHANPDMMSLSWRLANNRAVDTIVAEWTKTLSTSQIVERMMTANIPCSPVRSISDVMSWEQLAQRDMFNKLWNPLAKSHVAAFGPGFPIKFSATPADYSKPAPLPGEHTNEILARLAGLNAEEIQHLADQGTIR; this is encoded by the coding sequence ATGAAGAGAATACTTTCCGGCACCATAGTTCTTGACCTGACCCGCTTCTTCTCGGGACCTCAGGCCACATTGCTTTTAGCCGCAATGGGAGCCGAGGTAATCAAGGTCGACGACCCCAAAACAGGCGATCCCACTGCATTTTCCCCACCGCTGGCGGGCCCCAACGGCGTGTCATTCAACGCGCAGACGGACACAGACATGGGGATCGCATATCTCAAAAGGGCTCGTGGGAAAAAGTCGATCAACTTGGATCTAAAATCCGAGGCCGGTCTGGCCGTTTTCAAGCGGCTGGTAGCCGCGGCCGATGTGGTGATCGATAACTTCAGCGTTGGGGTCCTTGAGCGCCTGGGGCTAGACTACCAAAGCTTGTCAGAGGTCAACTCTTCGATTATTTGCTGCTCGCTTACAGGCTATGGAAGCACAGGACCAGATCGTGGGCTGAAGGCCTATGACCTGATGGTGCAGGCAGCTGTTGGCTTGATGAGCGTTACGGGCGAGGAAGGCGCTCCACCCGTAAAGGCCGGCTCTCCAATTTCCGACGCGATTGCAGGCGTATTCGCGGCCAATGGTATTGTCGCCGCTCTGCTGCATCGAGAACGAACCGGAGAAGGCCAGGCTATCGATGTTTCGATGGCCGATTGTCTCTTTTCGTTGATCTTTGACGAACCCTTCGATTGCTACGAGCAGCTAGGCATTCCGCAGCGCCAAGGCAGCCGTATTATGCGTTTCTCTCCTTTCAACTCATACCAGACACTGGACGGCTGGGTCGTGTTGGGGACTGCAAACGATGGGGACTGGCACAAGCTTCTGGGAGTAATAGACAGATCGGATCTCCACGCTAATCCCGACATGATGAGCCTGAGCTGGCGTTTGGCGAACAACCGTGCTGTAGATACGATTGTTGCCGAGTGGACCAAGACGCTCAGCACTTCTCAGATCGTTGAACGCATGATGACAGCAAATATACCCTGCAGTCCAGTTAGATCAATCAGCGATGTCATGTCGTGGGAGCAGCTTGCCCAGCGAGATATGTTCAATAAGTTGTGGAACCCCTTGGCCAAATCACACGTTGCCGCATTCGGCCCGGGATTTCCCATCAAATTCAGCGCAACGCCTGCCGATTACTCGAAGCCTGCACCTTTGCCAGGCGAACATACAAACGAAATACTTGCCCGGCTTGCTGGTTTAAATGCTGAAGAAATTCAGCATCTTGCCGACCAAGGAACTATTCGCTAA
- a CDS encoding LysR family transcriptional regulator, which produces MDNDQWDTILRYELKDLRLFLAIVQAQNLSAGAAAMHMTASSASYRLKNLEYTVGGELFVRTSKGMTTTPAGEVLARHAKKLLADVQTMHAELSDYSNNLRGSIRVLANSSSLNGFLIPSLARFLTGNTGINVDLKEQESLKISNAIEEGVADIGIGADLEPLPSLKRLLYAQDRLVCVVRPDHPLARTPRTSFEDILEHDLVSILRTSSNFLFLANQARLAGKTMKVRVHVHNFNATLYMVRAGVGIAIVPASIAGTATGPGQLVALPITDPWAERTLHLVLRAEEGDQATLVRQFADILLNDPQVAEARQS; this is translated from the coding sequence TTGGATAACGATCAATGGGATACCATATTGCGCTACGAGCTCAAAGACCTCAGGCTTTTTCTTGCTATAGTCCAGGCCCAAAACCTGTCGGCTGGGGCTGCCGCGATGCACATGACGGCTTCTTCAGCCAGCTACCGGCTGAAGAACCTTGAGTACACGGTGGGCGGCGAGCTATTTGTGCGGACCTCGAAAGGCATGACAACGACACCAGCTGGAGAGGTTCTGGCACGCCACGCCAAGAAGCTGCTGGCGGATGTTCAGACCATGCACGCGGAGCTCAGCGACTATTCCAATAACCTGCGCGGCTCCATCAGGGTGCTGGCCAACAGCAGTTCGCTCAATGGTTTTCTGATACCTAGCCTTGCCCGTTTCCTGACCGGCAATACAGGAATCAATGTCGATCTTAAAGAGCAGGAAAGCTTGAAGATCAGCAATGCGATCGAGGAGGGCGTGGCCGACATCGGCATCGGTGCGGACTTGGAGCCGTTGCCCAGCCTTAAACGCCTGCTGTATGCGCAAGACCGCTTGGTCTGCGTGGTGCGGCCGGACCACCCCTTGGCGCGCACACCTCGCACATCGTTTGAGGACATTTTGGAACATGATCTGGTGTCCATACTGCGCACGAGCAGCAACTTTCTGTTCTTGGCCAACCAGGCGCGCCTGGCTGGAAAAACCATGAAAGTGCGTGTGCATGTACACAATTTCAATGCAACGCTATACATGGTGCGGGCCGGTGTGGGCATCGCCATAGTGCCCGCCAGCATAGCGGGTACGGCGACCGGGCCAGGACAGTTGGTTGCGCTGCCCATTACAGACCCCTGGGCCGAACGAACGCTGCATTTGGTGCTGCGTGCCGAAGAAGGGGATCAAGCCACGCTGGTGCGGCAGTTTGCCGATATTCTATTGAATGATCCCCAGGTTGCAGAGGCCCGTCAGTCGTAG
- a CDS encoding enoyl-CoA hydratase, with protein sequence MNTHAWSEYADLSVDSSGIGTLRIQNAGKLNILGTPVIQALSAALAHIADRDDIRVLVVRGEGDRAFIAGADIKEMVDFDMQRAEAFIDGLRKLSDAVRLLPKPVIARIPGWCLGGGMEFALACDFRVGADEAKMGMPEVKVGIPSIIQAALLPRLIGTARSNWMLLTGEIVEADKAHSWGLLDSVVPLADLDEEVTRIARLMTDLGPAALAQQKRLLREWENEPLETSILNGVREFAQAFNTGEPQKYMGEFVKAKQKSN encoded by the coding sequence ATGAATACACACGCTTGGTCTGAATACGCCGACTTATCGGTGGATAGTAGCGGCATTGGCACACTGCGCATCCAGAATGCCGGCAAGTTGAACATTTTGGGTACGCCGGTCATTCAAGCGCTGTCCGCGGCATTGGCGCATATAGCTGATCGCGACGACATCCGCGTGCTGGTTGTGCGCGGCGAGGGCGACCGGGCTTTCATTGCCGGCGCCGATATCAAGGAAATGGTGGACTTCGACATGCAGCGCGCCGAAGCCTTCATCGATGGTCTGCGCAAGCTTTCCGATGCGGTACGCCTGCTGCCCAAACCCGTCATTGCCCGCATTCCAGGCTGGTGCTTGGGCGGAGGAATGGAATTTGCACTCGCGTGCGATTTCCGCGTTGGGGCGGATGAGGCCAAAATGGGCATGCCCGAGGTCAAGGTAGGCATACCGTCCATTATTCAAGCTGCCTTGCTTCCCAGGCTGATTGGCACGGCGCGTTCCAATTGGATGCTGTTGACGGGTGAGATCGTGGAAGCTGACAAGGCTCACAGCTGGGGGCTGCTTGACAGTGTAGTGCCGCTGGCCGACTTGGACGAAGAGGTTACACGTATTGCCCGCTTGATGACCGACCTGGGGCCGGCCGCCCTGGCGCAGCAGAAAAGGCTGTTGCGCGAGTGGGAAAACGAGCCGCTTGAGACATCTATTCTCAATGGTGTGCGCGAGTTCGCGCAAGCCTTCAACACCGGTGAGCCGCAGAAGTACATGGGTGAATTCGTCAAGGCAAAACAAAAGTCCAATTAA
- a CDS encoding tripartite tricarboxylate transporter substrate binding protein, with protein sequence MRKHLKVGIATCLFSFSTVAAAAYPDRAVEFIVPYAPGGTTDLIARIVATKLSDVLGQSVVIVNKPGAGGAVGSAYAARQKPDGYTLVMAVESSHAVNPSVQSKPQYDPVKDFTPISNLANVLGVLDVNAKSDIKTFQQLVDTLKADPGKFAFGSSGLGGYSHLFGERFLSATKTDMLHVPYNGLGPALNGLLGGQIDVVFDNLPSSAGQIAAGAFRPLAVAAPTRVKSLPDVPTYAEVGYPQLNTPSWFGMAAPAGIPAEALETLNKAVGEVLADPKVIDLIEKQGAVPDHTTPEEFKKIIEESNARWQDVVQTIGFEKL encoded by the coding sequence ATGCGTAAACATTTAAAAGTTGGCATCGCCACATGTCTGTTTTCATTTTCAACCGTTGCGGCTGCGGCCTATCCGGATCGCGCCGTCGAGTTCATTGTTCCGTACGCACCCGGAGGGACCACTGACCTCATCGCACGTATCGTGGCCACCAAGCTTAGCGATGTTCTGGGCCAGTCCGTTGTGATCGTCAACAAGCCTGGAGCCGGTGGCGCGGTGGGTAGTGCATACGCCGCACGCCAAAAGCCCGACGGCTACACCCTGGTAATGGCCGTCGAGAGTTCGCATGCAGTCAACCCCAGCGTGCAAAGCAAACCACAATACGACCCGGTCAAAGATTTCACACCCATCAGCAACCTGGCCAACGTGCTGGGTGTCCTTGATGTGAATGCGAAGTCCGACATCAAGACCTTCCAGCAATTGGTCGACACCTTGAAGGCGGATCCTGGCAAATTTGCGTTTGGATCTTCCGGGCTTGGAGGCTATAGCCATTTGTTCGGCGAGCGTTTCCTGAGCGCGACAAAAACTGACATGCTTCACGTGCCGTACAACGGCCTGGGCCCTGCGTTGAACGGGCTTCTGGGTGGCCAGATCGACGTGGTTTTTGACAACCTTCCGTCGTCCGCCGGGCAGATCGCCGCCGGGGCGTTTCGTCCGCTTGCCGTGGCCGCACCAACTCGCGTCAAAAGCCTGCCAGACGTGCCTACCTATGCGGAAGTCGGCTATCCACAGCTGAATACGCCATCGTGGTTCGGCATGGCAGCCCCGGCCGGGATTCCAGCCGAGGCGCTCGAAACTCTAAATAAAGCGGTGGGTGAAGTGCTGGCCGACCCCAAGGTGATTGACTTGATTGAAAAGCAGGGCGCCGTCCCCGACCATACCACCCCCGAGGAGTTCAAGAAGATCATAGAAGAGTCCAACGCAAGGTGGCAAGACGTGGTTCAGACCATTGGTTTTGAAAAGCTTTGA
- a CDS encoding CaiB/BaiF CoA-transferase family protein → MLGSALKGIKVVDLSRILAGPWCTQNLADLGAEVIKIERPGSGDDTRGWGPPYLESVEGDTLSAYFTCCNRGKKSVALDFTQEADRQQLLALIREADVLVENFRVGTLKKYGLDYDSLKAVNPRLIYASITGYGQTGPKAHRPGYDYIFQGLGGLMSYTGPADGELGAGPLRTGVAVVDITTGMYATSAVLAALFQRVQTGQGTWLDLALLDVAVAMNANQAANFLVSGASPQRTGNAHPNLAPYEVFRASDGFFILAIGNDTQFARFCDFCGMPELAQDVRFQTNSGRINHLAELRNILGEVLATKPRQYWTEALDTLGISWGSVNSLEEVFQDEQVLHRQMLQKTTHPKLGEINLVKNPMLAGNQEDSTNPAAPPLLGEHTESVLGCLNINIER, encoded by the coding sequence ATGTTGGGTTCGGCATTGAAGGGCATAAAAGTAGTAGATTTATCACGCATATTGGCCGGACCATGGTGCACCCAGAATTTGGCTGATCTGGGCGCGGAAGTCATCAAGATTGAAAGACCCGGCAGTGGTGACGATACACGCGGCTGGGGGCCTCCCTATCTGGAATCCGTAGAAGGCGATACTTTGTCCGCCTACTTTACGTGCTGTAATCGCGGCAAGAAGTCGGTTGCGCTGGACTTTACCCAAGAAGCCGACAGGCAGCAGCTGCTGGCACTCATCCGTGAGGCCGACGTGCTGGTGGAAAACTTCCGTGTCGGCACATTGAAAAAGTACGGACTGGATTACGATAGCCTCAAAGCCGTGAACCCACGGCTGATCTATGCGTCCATTACGGGCTACGGACAAACCGGACCCAAGGCGCACCGTCCCGGCTACGACTACATTTTCCAGGGTCTAGGTGGGCTGATGAGCTACACGGGTCCGGCCGATGGCGAACTTGGAGCTGGGCCTTTGCGAACGGGTGTGGCCGTGGTGGACATTACGACCGGCATGTACGCCACGTCCGCAGTTTTGGCGGCTTTGTTCCAACGCGTGCAGACAGGGCAGGGTACTTGGCTGGACCTGGCGCTGCTGGATGTGGCTGTGGCCATGAATGCTAATCAGGCCGCCAACTTCCTGGTGTCGGGCGCAAGTCCGCAGCGCACCGGCAACGCGCATCCCAACTTGGCACCCTACGAGGTCTTCCGGGCCAGCGATGGCTTTTTCATCCTGGCGATCGGCAACGACACGCAATTCGCACGCTTCTGTGATTTCTGCGGCATGCCAGAGCTTGCACAGGACGTCCGATTTCAGACGAACAGCGGCCGGATCAACCATTTGGCCGAACTGCGAAACATCCTGGGCGAAGTACTGGCAACGAAACCACGCCAATACTGGACCGAGGCGCTCGATACGCTAGGCATATCGTGGGGTTCGGTCAATTCGCTTGAAGAGGTGTTTCAGGACGAGCAGGTCCTGCACCGCCAAATGCTACAAAAAACCACCCATCCCAAGCTGGGTGAAATCAATCTGGTCAAAAACCCCATGTTGGCCGGAAACCAAGAAGACAGCACGAACCCTGCTGCTCCGCCTTTGCTGGGCGAGCATACAGAGTCGGTGCTTGGGTGCTTGAATATAAATATTGAGAGATAA
- a CDS encoding universal stress protein has protein sequence MNKVFACIDGAKQTESVCDYAIWAANRLGVTLEFLHVLDRHPEKAAVSDLSGSIGLDAQETLLTQLADLDEQRSKLAQEHGRQILDTAKRRTQAAGFETVETRQRHGSLIEAAQDVQPEARLYVLGQHEQTANSSRSYFDHNAERVVRSLERPVLVSKGVFHQPDKFLIAFDGSATGHKMVQTVAASPLLKSLSCHIVMVGDDTPKQQQELAWARDVMAEAQFDVTAQLKQGEPESDLRDHIVANDIDLLVMGAYGHSRIREFIMGSTTTILLRTSPVPALIMR, from the coding sequence ATGAATAAAGTATTTGCGTGTATTGACGGCGCCAAGCAGACTGAAAGCGTTTGTGACTATGCTATCTGGGCGGCCAATCGCTTGGGAGTGACTCTGGAGTTCCTCCATGTGTTGGATCGCCATCCAGAAAAAGCCGCAGTCAGCGATCTGAGTGGGAGCATTGGCTTGGATGCTCAGGAAACACTCTTGACTCAGCTGGCGGACTTGGACGAGCAAAGAAGCAAGCTGGCTCAGGAACACGGGCGTCAGATTCTCGATACAGCCAAACGTCGGACCCAAGCGGCTGGCTTTGAAACGGTGGAAACCCGGCAGCGACATGGTTCGTTGATAGAAGCGGCTCAGGATGTGCAGCCGGAGGCCCGCCTCTATGTCTTGGGACAACATGAGCAAACAGCCAACTCATCAAGATCCTACTTTGATCACAATGCTGAGCGGGTGGTACGCTCTTTGGAGAGACCGGTATTGGTTTCCAAAGGCGTATTTCATCAGCCTGATAAATTCCTGATCGCCTTCGATGGGAGTGCAACGGGGCACAAGATGGTTCAGACCGTGGCAGCAAGCCCGTTGCTGAAAAGCCTATCCTGCCACATTGTGATGGTGGGCGATGACACGCCAAAGCAACAGCAAGAGCTTGCCTGGGCGCGAGACGTTATGGCCGAAGCTCAGTTCGACGTGACGGCCCAACTAAAACAGGGCGAGCCTGAAAGCGACTTGCGCGACCATATCGTAGCTAATGACATTGATCTGTTGGTCATGGGCGCTTATGGCCATTCTCGAATTCGAGAGTTTATTATGGGCAGTACGACAACCATCCTGCTGCGAACCAGTCCAGTGCCTGCGCTCATCATGCGTTAA
- a CDS encoding SulP family inorganic anion transporter, with the protein MQLQKIREDWSSNIRGDILAGIVVALALIPEAIAFSIIAGVDPKVGLYASFCIAVVIAFTGGRPGMISAATGAMALVMVTLVKEHGLQYLLAATLLTGMLQMLAGALRLGVLMRFVSRSVVTGFVNALAILIFLAQLPELTNVTWVVYAMVAGGLGIIYLFPYITRSIPSPLVCIVVLTGLAMILGLDIRTVGHMGELPDSLPVFLLPDVPLTLETLQIIFPYAATLTVVGLLESMMTAQIVDELTDTPSNKNRECAGQGVANIASGLLGGMAGCAMIGQSVINIKSGGRGRLSTLTAGVILLIMVVFLGPWVKQIPMAALVAVMIMVSIGTFRWSSLRDLARHPKTSSVVMVATVIVVVATHDLAKGVLVGVLLSGIFFAHKVGRVFRITSETREEGGVRAYTVVGQVFFASAERFTSSFDFKEVIEKVVIDLNRARFWDITAISALDGVILKFRREGTEVEVIGLDEASTTLVDRFAIHDKPGAMDKLMGH; encoded by the coding sequence ATGCAACTACAAAAAATTAGAGAAGACTGGTCCTCGAACATTCGAGGCGATATTCTTGCCGGTATCGTTGTGGCGTTGGCCCTTATTCCCGAAGCAATTGCTTTTTCCATCATTGCAGGCGTTGACCCTAAGGTGGGACTTTACGCTTCATTCTGTATTGCAGTGGTCATCGCGTTTACCGGCGGACGCCCAGGTATGATCTCCGCAGCCACGGGCGCTATGGCGCTTGTTATGGTTACCCTCGTCAAGGAGCATGGTCTTCAGTACCTTCTGGCGGCAACATTACTGACAGGCATGCTTCAGATGCTTGCCGGCGCATTGCGCTTGGGCGTGCTGATGCGCTTTGTCTCGCGCTCTGTAGTAACAGGCTTCGTTAACGCCTTGGCCATTCTGATTTTCCTGGCGCAACTGCCCGAGCTGACCAATGTGACCTGGGTGGTGTACGCCATGGTGGCCGGCGGCCTAGGCATCATCTATTTGTTTCCTTACATCACCCGCTCCATTCCGTCACCCCTGGTTTGTATCGTCGTGCTGACTGGTTTGGCTATGATTCTTGGCCTTGATATTCGTACGGTCGGACATATGGGTGAACTTCCCGACAGTTTGCCAGTGTTTTTGTTGCCCGACGTTCCTCTGACGCTGGAAACCCTGCAGATCATTTTTCCGTATGCCGCCACACTGACCGTTGTCGGGCTTCTAGAGTCGATGATGACAGCGCAGATAGTAGACGAATTGACAGATACGCCGAGCAACAAGAATCGCGAGTGCGCAGGCCAGGGCGTCGCCAATATTGCCTCGGGCTTGTTGGGGGGTATGGCCGGCTGCGCGATGATCGGTCAATCTGTCATTAATATCAAATCCGGCGGGCGTGGGCGTCTTTCCACTCTGACCGCTGGCGTCATATTGCTCATCATGGTCGTATTTCTCGGCCCGTGGGTTAAGCAGATTCCCATGGCGGCCTTGGTTGCCGTCATGATCATGGTCTCCATTGGGACCTTCCGCTGGAGTTCTCTACGTGATCTGGCTCGTCACCCAAAAACGTCAAGCGTGGTGATGGTCGCCACGGTCATCGTTGTTGTGGCAACTCACGATCTTGCCAAGGGTGTTCTTGTCGGTGTGCTGCTGAGCGGCATTTTCTTTGCCCACAAGGTAGGCAGGGTATTCCGTATTACGTCGGAAACTCGCGAGGAAGGCGGTGTACGGGCTTATACAGTGGTGGGTCAAGTGTTCTTCGCATCTGCCGAGAGATTCACCAGCTCTTTCGACTTCAAGGAGGTCATCGAGAAAGTGGTGATAGACCTGAACCGAGCTCGCTTCTGGGACATTACTGCTATCAGCGCGTTGGATGGCGTCATTCTGAAATTCAGACGTGAAGGTACCGAAGTAGAGGTAATCGGCCTGGATGAAGCCAGTACCACGCTGGTGGACCGGTTTGCCATTCATGATAAGCCTGGCGCCATGGACAAACTGATGGGCCACTAA
- a CDS encoding RNA polymerase sigma factor, producing the protein MGTHSSDRDNLILAAQTGDQAAIAHLLAVCQADARRYAYKHCHASDVDDAVQESLLIISRKIKGLKAAAAFSSWLFIVIKRECRKLARVMFRHDPLPDEVAEEAMLQRPDDALRIDLSHALESLPEHYLEVVLLRDFEELTTAEIADRLGEQPSAVKSRLHRARGMVREYMLGTPPSSSP; encoded by the coding sequence ATGGGCACACATTCAAGCGATCGTGACAATTTGATACTAGCCGCACAAACGGGAGACCAGGCTGCCATTGCTCACTTGTTGGCTGTCTGCCAGGCTGACGCACGCCGCTATGCGTACAAACACTGTCACGCCAGCGATGTCGATGATGCGGTGCAAGAGTCATTACTAATTATTTCACGGAAAATCAAGGGACTTAAAGCCGCAGCCGCTTTCTCGTCCTGGCTCTTCATCGTGATCAAGCGAGAGTGCCGTAAACTCGCGCGAGTAATGTTCAGGCATGACCCTTTGCCTGACGAGGTGGCCGAAGAGGCTATGCTGCAACGGCCGGACGACGCCTTGAGAATTGACCTGTCCCATGCCCTGGAGTCGCTGCCTGAGCACTACCTCGAAGTCGTGCTTCTACGCGACTTCGAGGAATTGACCACGGCCGAGATTGCGGACCGCTTGGGCGAGCAGCCCAGTGCAGTCAAGAGCCGGCTGCATCGCGCACGCGGGATGGTTCGTGAATATATGCTGGGCACGCCGCCATCCTCAAGCCCCTAA
- a CDS encoding DUF2282 domain-containing protein: MSNRMLSTAVATAFAAAIGALTGPAFAAEMNKADMEKMMKENQAKSMEMMKTGKYEKCYGVALKGQNDCFAGAGTSCAGTSTVDYQGNAWSLVAKGTCTTISTPEGTGSLTPKTS; encoded by the coding sequence ATGTCGAACCGTATGTTGTCCACCGCTGTAGCCACGGCTTTCGCCGCCGCAATCGGCGCCCTCACCGGCCCCGCCTTTGCTGCTGAAATGAACAAAGCCGACATGGAAAAGATGATGAAGGAGAACCAGGCCAAGAGCATGGAAATGATGAAGACCGGAAAGTATGAGAAGTGTTACGGTGTCGCCCTGAAGGGACAAAACGACTGCTTCGCCGGTGCCGGAACGAGCTGCGCAGGCACGAGCACCGTCGATTACCAGGGCAATGCCTGGAGTCTCGTTGCCAAGGGGACCTGCACGACGATCTCGACGCCCGAAGGCACGGGAAGCCTCACCCCCAAAACATCCTGA
- a CDS encoding DUF692 domain-containing protein — MDVHHAANAAARAIPARAGVGLKADHYGVIIQTRPDIGFFEAHAENYMGAGGPPHRYLTAIREHYPLSLHGVGLSIGAHSPLDQDHLKRLNTLIKRYEPGLFSEHLAWSTHGANYFGDLLPLPYTDEALALVCQHIDTVQTFLGRQMLLENPATYLAFVESTWSEVDFIAEVVRRTGCGLLLDVNNVHVAATNQQWDPLTYIESYPLDHVREIHLAGHAQELDEKGRALLIDTHDRCVDEVVWALYRHTAHRLAPVPTLIEWDANVPDWPELHAEAERAETIMRAADLQEVSNAIAIS; from the coding sequence ATGGACGTTCATCATGCTGCAAATGCCGCCGCGCGAGCGATCCCCGCTCGCGCTGGCGTTGGCCTCAAGGCCGATCATTATGGCGTCATCATCCAGACGCGGCCGGATATCGGCTTCTTTGAGGCCCATGCGGAAAACTACATGGGTGCTGGCGGCCCGCCCCATCGCTATCTGACAGCAATCCGGGAACACTACCCACTGTCGCTGCATGGCGTAGGGCTCTCGATCGGAGCGCATAGCCCACTCGACCAAGACCATTTGAAGCGACTCAACACGCTTATAAAACGGTATGAGCCAGGTCTCTTTTCCGAACATCTCGCCTGGTCCACGCACGGAGCCAACTATTTCGGCGATCTCCTGCCTCTGCCTTACACCGATGAAGCACTGGCTCTTGTCTGCCAACACATCGATACCGTGCAAACATTCCTTGGTCGACAAATGCTGCTGGAGAATCCAGCAACCTATCTCGCCTTTGTGGAAAGCACATGGTCGGAGGTCGACTTCATCGCCGAGGTGGTGCGCCGCACAGGTTGCGGCCTGCTCCTTGACGTGAACAATGTTCATGTCGCAGCGACCAATCAACAGTGGGATCCGCTCACGTACATCGAATCTTACCCACTCGATCACGTCCGGGAAATCCACCTGGCTGGCCATGCACAGGAGCTTGACGAGAAGGGGCGAGCGCTGCTGATTGACACCCATGATCGCTGTGTCGATGAGGTTGTCTGGGCGCTATACAGACATACCGCTCACCGTCTGGCACCGGTGCCAACGCTGATCGAGTGGGACGCCAACGTGCCCGACTGGCCTGAACTCCACGCTGAAGCCGAACGCGCCGAGACGATAATGCGCGCTGCTGATTTGCAGGAGGTGAGCAATGCCATCGCTATCAGCTAG